The following are encoded together in the Cynocephalus volans isolate mCynVol1 chromosome 4, mCynVol1.pri, whole genome shotgun sequence genome:
- the NLRX1 gene encoding NLR family member X1 isoform X1, whose protein sequence is MKWGYHLPRASWVSVLGRTPQPPDERIPFLIHWNWPLKGERPLGPPRAFRRHHGSSAGSAPPSGRHGQLFRSISASEAIQQHRRNLAEWFSRLPREERQFGPTFALDTVHVDPVIRESTPDELLHPPVELALEHQPPSAGLPPLALSQLFDPDACGRRVQTVVLYGTVGTGKSTLVRKMVLDWCYGRLPAFELLIPFSCEDLSSLGPTPASLCQLVAQRYTPLKDVLPLMAAAGSRLLFVLHGLERLNLDFRLAGTGLCSDPEEPEAPAAVIVNLLRKYMLPEASILVTTRPSAIGRIPSKYVGRYGEICGFSDTNLQKLYFQLRLNQPDCGHGAGPAGVSATLAQRDNLVQMLSRNLEGHHQIATACFLPSYCWLVCATLHFLHAPTPAGQTLTSIYTSFLRLNFSGETLDSTDPSNLSLMAYAARTMGKLAYEGVSSRKTYFSEEDVCGCLEAGIKTEEEFQLLHVFRRDALRFFLAPCVEPGHSGTFVFTVPAMQEYLAALYIVLGLRKTTLQRVGKEVAELVGRVGEDVSLVLGIMAKLLPLRALPLLFNLLKVVPRVFGRVVGKSREAVAQAMVLEMFREEDYYNDDVLDQMGASILGVEGPRRHPDDPPEDEVFELFPMFMGGLLSAHNRAVLAQLGCPIKNLDALENAQAIKKKLGKLGRQVLPPSELLDHLFFHYEFQNQRFSAEVLSSLRQLNLAGVRMTPLKCTVVTAVLGSGRHALDEVNLASCQLDPAGLRTLMPVLLRARKLGLQLNSLGPEACRDLRDLLLHDQCQITTLRLSNNPLTAAGVALLMEGLAGNTSLTHLSLLHTGLGGEGLELLAAQLNCNQQLQELNVAYNGAGDQAALALAKAAREHPSLELLHLYFNELSSEGRQVLRDLGSTTEGGARVVASLTEGAAVSEYWSVILSEVQRNLNSWDQARVRRHLELLLRDLEDNRGATLNPWRKAQLLRVEGEVRALLQQLGGPGS, encoded by the exons AGCTGTTCCGGAGCATCTCTGCCTCTG AAGCTATCCAGCAGCACCGCAGGAACCTGGCTGAGTGGTTCAGCCGGCTGCCCAGGGAGGAGCGCCAGTTTGGCCCGACATTTGCACTGGACACAGTCCACGTTGACCCTGTGATCCGCGAGAGCACCCCTGATGAGCTACTCCACCCACCCGTGGAGCTGGCCCTGGAGCATCAGCCACCCTCAGCTGGGCTCCCCCCACTGGCCCTGTCTCAGCTCTTTGATCCGGATGCCTGTGGGCGCCGGGTACAGACGGTGGTGCTCTATGGGACGGTGGGTACAGGCAAGAGCACATTGGTGCGCAAGATGGTCCTGGATTGGTGTTATGGGCGGCTGCCAGCCTTCGAGCTGCTTATCCCCTTCTCCTGCGAGGACCTGTCgtccctgggccccaccccagcctccttgTGCCAACTTGTGGCCCAGCGCTACACGCCTCTGAAGGATGTTCTGCCCCTGATGGCTGCTGCTGGGTCCCGCCTGCTCTTTGTGCTCCATGGCTTGGAACGTCTCAACCTTGACTTCCGGCTGGCAGGCACAGGGCTTTGTAGTGACCCCGAGGAGCCTGAGGCACCAGCTGCCGTCATTGTCAACCTGCTGCGTAAATACATGCTGCCTGAG GCCAGCATTCTGGTGACCACCCGGCCCTCTGCCATTGGCCGTATCCCCAGCAAGTACGTGGGCCGCTATGGTGAGATCTGCGGTTTCTCCGATACCAATCTGCAGAAGCTCTACTTCCAGCTCCGCCTCAACCAGCCTGACTGTGGGCATGGTGCTGGGCCTGCGGGTGTCTCGGCTACACTAGCTCAGCGTGACAACCTGGTGCAGATGCTTTCCCGAAACCTGGAGGGGCACCACCAGATCGCCACCGCCTGCTTCCTGCCCTCCTATTGCTGGCTGGTCTGTGCCACCTTGCACTTCCTGCACGCCCCCACACCTGCTGGCCAGACCCTCACGAGCATTTATACCAGCTTCCTGCGCCTCAACTTCAGTGGGGAAACCCTGGATAGCACTGATCCCTCTAATTTGTCCCTGATGGCCTATGCAGCCCGAACAATGGGCAAGTTGGCTTATGAGGGGGTGTCCTCCCGCAAGACTTACTTCTCTGAAGAGGATGTCTGTGGCTGCCTGGAGGCTGGCATCAAGACGGAAGAGGAGTTTCAGCTGCTGCATGTCTTTCGTCGGGATGCCCTAAGGTTTTTCCTGGCCCCATGTGTGGAGCCGGGGCACTCAGGCACCTTCGTGTTCACCGTGCCCGCCATGCAGGAATACCTGGCTGCCCTCTATATCGTGCTGGGTTTACGCAAGACGACCCTGCAGCGGGTGGGCAAGGAAGTGGCCGAGCTCGTGGGCCGTGTTGGGGAGGATGTCAGCCTGGTACTGGGCATCATGGCCAAGCTGCTGCCTCTGCGAGCTCTGCCTCTACTCTTCAACCTGCTCAAG GTGGTTCCACGAGTATTTGGGCGTGTGGTCGGTAAGAGCCGGGAGGCAGTAGCCCAGGCCATGGTGCTGGAGATGTTCCGAGAGGAGGACTACTACAATGACGATGTTCTGGACCAGATGGGCGCCAGCATCCTGGGCGTGGAGGGCCCCCGGCGCCACCCAGACGATCCCCCAGAGGATGAAGTCTTTGAGCTCTTTCCCATGTTCATGGGGGGGCTCCTATCTGCCCACAACCGGGCTGTGCTGGCTCAGCTTGGCTGCCCCATCAAGAACCTAGATGCCCTGGAGAATGCCCAGGCCATCAAGAAGAAGTTGGGCAAGCTTGGCCGGCAGGTGCTTCCCCCCTCGGAGCTCCTTGACCATCTCTTCTTCCACTATGAGTTCCAGAACCAGCGCTTCTCTGCTGAGGTGCTCAGCTCCCTGCGCCAGCTCAACCTGGCAGGTGTGCGCATGACACCCCTCAAGTGCACAGTAGTGACAGCTGTACTGGGCAGCGGAAGGCATGCCCTAGATGAGGTGAACTTGGCCTCCTGCCAGCTGGACCCTGCTGGACTGCGCACACTCATGCCCGTCCTCCTGCGTGCCCGGAAGCTGGG CCTGCAACTCAACAGCCTGGGTCCTGAGGCCTGCAGGGACCTGCGAGACCTGCTGCTACATGACCAGTGCCAAATTACCACCCTGCG GCTGTCCAACAACCCGCTGACGGCAGCAGGTGTCGCCCTGCTGAtggaggggctggcaggaaaCACCTCGCTGACACACCTGTCCCTGCTGCACACGGGCCTTGGGGGTGAGGGCCTGGAGCTGCTGGCTGCCCAGCTGAACTGCAACCAGCAGCTGCAGGAGCTGAACGTGGCCTACAACGGTGCTGGTGACCAAGCAGCCCTGGCCCTAGCCAAGGCTGCCCGGGAACACCCTTCCTTGGAGCTGCTACA CCTCTACTTCAATGAGCTGAGTTCAGAGGGCCGCCAGGTCCTGCGGGACTTGGGAAGCACTACTGAAGGTGGTGCCAGGGTCGTGGCATCGCTGACAGAGGGGGCAGCAGTGTCTGAGTACTGGTCGGTGATCCTCAGTGAAGTCCAGCGGAACCTCAACAGCTGGGATCAGGCCCGGGTCCGGCGCCACCTTGAACTACTGCTGCGAGATCTGGAAGATAACCGGGGTGCCACCCTTAATCCTTGGCGCAAAGCTCAGCTGTTGCGAGTGGAGGGTGAGGTCAGGGCTCTACTACAGCAGTTGGGAGGCCCTGGAAGCTGA
- the NLRX1 gene encoding NLR family member X1 isoform X2: MKWGYHLPRASWVSVLGRTPQPPDERIPFLIHWNWPLKGERPLGPPRRHHGSSAGSAPPSGRHGQLFRSISASEAIQQHRRNLAEWFSRLPREERQFGPTFALDTVHVDPVIRESTPDELLHPPVELALEHQPPSAGLPPLALSQLFDPDACGRRVQTVVLYGTVGTGKSTLVRKMVLDWCYGRLPAFELLIPFSCEDLSSLGPTPASLCQLVAQRYTPLKDVLPLMAAAGSRLLFVLHGLERLNLDFRLAGTGLCSDPEEPEAPAAVIVNLLRKYMLPEASILVTTRPSAIGRIPSKYVGRYGEICGFSDTNLQKLYFQLRLNQPDCGHGAGPAGVSATLAQRDNLVQMLSRNLEGHHQIATACFLPSYCWLVCATLHFLHAPTPAGQTLTSIYTSFLRLNFSGETLDSTDPSNLSLMAYAARTMGKLAYEGVSSRKTYFSEEDVCGCLEAGIKTEEEFQLLHVFRRDALRFFLAPCVEPGHSGTFVFTVPAMQEYLAALYIVLGLRKTTLQRVGKEVAELVGRVGEDVSLVLGIMAKLLPLRALPLLFNLLKVVPRVFGRVVGKSREAVAQAMVLEMFREEDYYNDDVLDQMGASILGVEGPRRHPDDPPEDEVFELFPMFMGGLLSAHNRAVLAQLGCPIKNLDALENAQAIKKKLGKLGRQVLPPSELLDHLFFHYEFQNQRFSAEVLSSLRQLNLAGVRMTPLKCTVVTAVLGSGRHALDEVNLASCQLDPAGLRTLMPVLLRARKLGLQLNSLGPEACRDLRDLLLHDQCQITTLRLSNNPLTAAGVALLMEGLAGNTSLTHLSLLHTGLGGEGLELLAAQLNCNQQLQELNVAYNGAGDQAALALAKAAREHPSLELLHLYFNELSSEGRQVLRDLGSTTEGGARVVASLTEGAAVSEYWSVILSEVQRNLNSWDQARVRRHLELLLRDLEDNRGATLNPWRKAQLLRVEGEVRALLQQLGGPGS, translated from the exons AGCTGTTCCGGAGCATCTCTGCCTCTG AAGCTATCCAGCAGCACCGCAGGAACCTGGCTGAGTGGTTCAGCCGGCTGCCCAGGGAGGAGCGCCAGTTTGGCCCGACATTTGCACTGGACACAGTCCACGTTGACCCTGTGATCCGCGAGAGCACCCCTGATGAGCTACTCCACCCACCCGTGGAGCTGGCCCTGGAGCATCAGCCACCCTCAGCTGGGCTCCCCCCACTGGCCCTGTCTCAGCTCTTTGATCCGGATGCCTGTGGGCGCCGGGTACAGACGGTGGTGCTCTATGGGACGGTGGGTACAGGCAAGAGCACATTGGTGCGCAAGATGGTCCTGGATTGGTGTTATGGGCGGCTGCCAGCCTTCGAGCTGCTTATCCCCTTCTCCTGCGAGGACCTGTCgtccctgggccccaccccagcctccttgTGCCAACTTGTGGCCCAGCGCTACACGCCTCTGAAGGATGTTCTGCCCCTGATGGCTGCTGCTGGGTCCCGCCTGCTCTTTGTGCTCCATGGCTTGGAACGTCTCAACCTTGACTTCCGGCTGGCAGGCACAGGGCTTTGTAGTGACCCCGAGGAGCCTGAGGCACCAGCTGCCGTCATTGTCAACCTGCTGCGTAAATACATGCTGCCTGAG GCCAGCATTCTGGTGACCACCCGGCCCTCTGCCATTGGCCGTATCCCCAGCAAGTACGTGGGCCGCTATGGTGAGATCTGCGGTTTCTCCGATACCAATCTGCAGAAGCTCTACTTCCAGCTCCGCCTCAACCAGCCTGACTGTGGGCATGGTGCTGGGCCTGCGGGTGTCTCGGCTACACTAGCTCAGCGTGACAACCTGGTGCAGATGCTTTCCCGAAACCTGGAGGGGCACCACCAGATCGCCACCGCCTGCTTCCTGCCCTCCTATTGCTGGCTGGTCTGTGCCACCTTGCACTTCCTGCACGCCCCCACACCTGCTGGCCAGACCCTCACGAGCATTTATACCAGCTTCCTGCGCCTCAACTTCAGTGGGGAAACCCTGGATAGCACTGATCCCTCTAATTTGTCCCTGATGGCCTATGCAGCCCGAACAATGGGCAAGTTGGCTTATGAGGGGGTGTCCTCCCGCAAGACTTACTTCTCTGAAGAGGATGTCTGTGGCTGCCTGGAGGCTGGCATCAAGACGGAAGAGGAGTTTCAGCTGCTGCATGTCTTTCGTCGGGATGCCCTAAGGTTTTTCCTGGCCCCATGTGTGGAGCCGGGGCACTCAGGCACCTTCGTGTTCACCGTGCCCGCCATGCAGGAATACCTGGCTGCCCTCTATATCGTGCTGGGTTTACGCAAGACGACCCTGCAGCGGGTGGGCAAGGAAGTGGCCGAGCTCGTGGGCCGTGTTGGGGAGGATGTCAGCCTGGTACTGGGCATCATGGCCAAGCTGCTGCCTCTGCGAGCTCTGCCTCTACTCTTCAACCTGCTCAAG GTGGTTCCACGAGTATTTGGGCGTGTGGTCGGTAAGAGCCGGGAGGCAGTAGCCCAGGCCATGGTGCTGGAGATGTTCCGAGAGGAGGACTACTACAATGACGATGTTCTGGACCAGATGGGCGCCAGCATCCTGGGCGTGGAGGGCCCCCGGCGCCACCCAGACGATCCCCCAGAGGATGAAGTCTTTGAGCTCTTTCCCATGTTCATGGGGGGGCTCCTATCTGCCCACAACCGGGCTGTGCTGGCTCAGCTTGGCTGCCCCATCAAGAACCTAGATGCCCTGGAGAATGCCCAGGCCATCAAGAAGAAGTTGGGCAAGCTTGGCCGGCAGGTGCTTCCCCCCTCGGAGCTCCTTGACCATCTCTTCTTCCACTATGAGTTCCAGAACCAGCGCTTCTCTGCTGAGGTGCTCAGCTCCCTGCGCCAGCTCAACCTGGCAGGTGTGCGCATGACACCCCTCAAGTGCACAGTAGTGACAGCTGTACTGGGCAGCGGAAGGCATGCCCTAGATGAGGTGAACTTGGCCTCCTGCCAGCTGGACCCTGCTGGACTGCGCACACTCATGCCCGTCCTCCTGCGTGCCCGGAAGCTGGG CCTGCAACTCAACAGCCTGGGTCCTGAGGCCTGCAGGGACCTGCGAGACCTGCTGCTACATGACCAGTGCCAAATTACCACCCTGCG GCTGTCCAACAACCCGCTGACGGCAGCAGGTGTCGCCCTGCTGAtggaggggctggcaggaaaCACCTCGCTGACACACCTGTCCCTGCTGCACACGGGCCTTGGGGGTGAGGGCCTGGAGCTGCTGGCTGCCCAGCTGAACTGCAACCAGCAGCTGCAGGAGCTGAACGTGGCCTACAACGGTGCTGGTGACCAAGCAGCCCTGGCCCTAGCCAAGGCTGCCCGGGAACACCCTTCCTTGGAGCTGCTACA CCTCTACTTCAATGAGCTGAGTTCAGAGGGCCGCCAGGTCCTGCGGGACTTGGGAAGCACTACTGAAGGTGGTGCCAGGGTCGTGGCATCGCTGACAGAGGGGGCAGCAGTGTCTGAGTACTGGTCGGTGATCCTCAGTGAAGTCCAGCGGAACCTCAACAGCTGGGATCAGGCCCGGGTCCGGCGCCACCTTGAACTACTGCTGCGAGATCTGGAAGATAACCGGGGTGCCACCCTTAATCCTTGGCGCAAAGCTCAGCTGTTGCGAGTGGAGGGTGAGGTCAGGGCTCTACTACAGCAGTTGGGAGGCCCTGGAAGCTGA